A genomic segment from Lagenorhynchus albirostris chromosome X, mLagAlb1.1, whole genome shotgun sequence encodes:
- the LOC132513364 gene encoding spindlin-2-like, producing MGMGGKTDEEQTTMSRGKGDYPLPPPAGMKTPHKKAAAGQQTREIVDGHKGSESMRKKKTSQKKQRGRPSSQPRRKIVGCRISHGWKEGNESITQWKGTVLDQVPINPSLYLVKYDGIDCVYGLELHRDERVLSLKILSDRVASSQVSDANLANTIIGKAVEHMFEGEHGSKDEWRGMVLAQAPIMKAWFYITYEKDPVLYMYQLLDDYKEGDLRIMPESGESPPAEREPGGVVDGLIGKHVEYTKEDGSKRISMVIHQVEAKPSVYFIKFDDDFHIYVYDLVKKS from the exons ATGGGGATGGGAGGCAAAACAGATGAAGAGCAGACGACAATGAGCAGGGGAAAAGGAGACTAT CCTCTTCCTCCCCCTGCAGGTATGAAGACCCCTCACAAAAAGGCAGCTGCAGGGCAGCAAACCAGGGAAATTGTCGATGGCCACAAAGGGTCTGAAAGTATGAGGAAGAAAAAGACTTCTCAAAAGAAGCAGAGAGGCAGACCTTCCTCCCAGCCCCGCAGGAAAATCGTGGGCTGCAGAATTTCACACGGATGGAAGGAAGGCAATGAGAGCATCACCCAGTGGAAAGGAACCGTTCTGGATCAGGTGCCTATAAATCCTTCTCTTTATCTGGTGAAATATGATGGAATTGACTGTGTCTATGGACTGGAACTTCACAGAGATGAAAGAGTTTTGTCTCTTAAAATTCTTTCTGACAGGGTGGCATCATCTCAAGTCAGTGATGCAAACCTTGCAAATACCATAATTGGTAAAGCTGTGGAACATATGTTTGAGGGTGAGCATGGTTCTAAGGATGAATGGAGAGGAATGGTCTTGGCCCAAGCACCTATCATGAAAGCCTGGTTTTATATTACCTATGAGAAAGATCCTGTCTTGTACATGTACCAGCTTCTAGATGATTATAAAGAAGGAGACCTCCGTATCATGCCAGAGTCCGGTGAGTCTCCTCCAGCAGAGAGGGAGCCAGGAGGAGTTGTAGATGGCCTGATAGGTAAACATGTGGAATATACCAAAGAAGATGGCTCCAAACGGATCAGCATGGTCATTCACCAAGTGGAAGCCAAACCCTCTGTGTATTTCATCAAGTTTGATGATGATTTCCATATCTATGTCTATGATTTGGTGAAAAAGTCCTAA